Genomic DNA from Pseudomonas sp. CCC3.1:
AGTACAGTTCGAATGCCTCCTTTTTAACCGCCTCGCGCAAGGCAATTTCCAGTTCTTGACGCGCCTGGACTTCGACGTTCATTTGCGCGGTGTAAAACCGATAGGTGTCTCTGCCCGCTTGTTTGGCGCGGTTCATCGCGGTGCTGGCCTGTTTGATCAGGCGATGCGCGTCGGCACCGTCATCAGGGTAAAGGGCAATGCCGAGGCTGGCGGTCATTGTCACTTCATGGTCCTGGATCCTGAACGGCTCGCGCAGGACTTCACGGATGCGCTCAACCATTTGCCGGGGCCCTGACTGGCCTTTGCGAATCATCAGGATCAAGGCCAGCTCATCACCATCCATGCGCCCCAAGGTGTCGCTGACGTTAAGGCAGTTGGACAAGCGCTGGCTGAACTCGGCCAGCACCTGGTCACCCACCAGATGCCCCCAGCTGTCGTTGATGCTTTTGAAGTCGTTGAGATCAACCGTGCACACAGCCAGTTGCCAACCTCTGAGCGCAGCTTGGGTCAGGCCCATTTGCAACGTGGTGTAGAACAGGTTGCGATTGGGCAAGCCGGTCAATGGGTCGTAGTTGGCCATTTTCATCAGGCGTTCATCAGAGCCCATGGCGGAGCGAAACCTTTCGACGTCGATGGTGCGCTTTTGCAGTTGCTGTTCGAGCATCAAGGTATGGACGATCTGATAATCGCCAAAGGCCTTGAGCCGCAGCAGGTTGCGCACCCGCAGCCACAACTCGGCACTGATCACGGGTTTGCTGAGGAAGTCTTCGGCGCCCGCTTCAAGCCCCAGAATCCGCGCACTCTGTTCCCCCAGGGTCGACAGCATGATGATCGGGATGTTCGCGGTCGAACTATTCGCTTTCAACTGACGTGCCACTTCATAGCCGTCCATGCCCGGCATCATGACGTCAAGCAGGATCAAATCGGGCGGTTGTTTCGCGACCATCTCCAAAGCGGCTTCGCCTGAGTTGGCGGTCTGCGTCAGATAACCCTGATTCTGTAACAACACTTCCAGCAGTTTTCGGACACTGACATCGTCGTCGACAATTAACAGTGTGGCGGGCGTGGTAGACATGAAAAGCCCTCAAATAAGAGGCTGTTGAATTATGAATGGGCCAGCAGCGTATCGATCACCCGGTACAACTCTTTGTAGCGCAAGGGTTTGATGATGTAAGCATTGCAGCCAGCCAGACGGGTTTTTTCTTCGTCGTCTTTCATGGCCATCGCGGTCAGTGCAATGACCGGAATAGCCGCTGTACGGGCATCCTGTTTAAGCTGCAAGGTCGCCGTAAGGCCGTCCATGCCAGGTAGCTGGATGTCCATCAATATCAATTCAGGTTGGCACTCGCGGGCCAGAGTCAGGCCGGTTTCTGCATCCGTGGCGCGCAACACACTGTGGCCTGCATTGGCTAGCAACAAGCAGGTCAGACGCATATTGGCGGCGTTGTCTTCAACAACCAGAATAGTGGCCACTATGCCTGCGCCTGCGTCAAACGCCGAATCGGCAACCACACCACAAAACGCGCACCCAAGCCCTCATGGCTGGCCACCGCGACACTGCCACCGTGCAACTCGGTCAGTTGCTTGACCAGCGCCAGTCCAAGCCCCGAGCCTTCAAATTTGCGCGCCAGGCTACTGTCGATTTGGGTGAACGCCTTAAATAGCTTGTCCATGCTGCTCTGAGCGATGCCAATACCTTTGTCGCTGACACTCAGCTCCAAAAACTGTGCGTATTCGCTGTCTGGAATGTCAAAGCCATACGTGGGCCAATCCCCCTCAAAAAGACCCACTTGATGACTGGCAACCTGGCGTACAGCCAAGGTCACCAGGCCACCGGGGGCGCTGAATTTCACGGCATTGGCCAACAGGTTGTAGACGATTTGCTTGGTCTTGCGCAGATCCAGTTCGAACTCACCGAAATCGGTTTCGACTTCGAGCTTTAACTGAATCCGCTGCAACGCAGCTTTCTCGCGCACGATCAACAAGCTATTGCTCAGCAGGCTTTGCAAGGGAACGGGTTCCAGCTCCAGTTCCATCATTCCGGCCTCGACTTTGGACAGGTCGAGAATGTCATTGATCAGCGACAGCAAGTGCTGGCCACTGTTGAAAATGTCGCCAATGTATTCGCGCTGGGTGTCGCTCATATCACCGACCATTCCATCCCTGAGCGCCTCGGAAAAACCGATCACCGCGTTCAGCGGCGTACGCAATTCGTGGGACATGGTGGCCAGGAACTCGGACTTCATGTGACTGGCATGCTCCAGTTCGATGTTCTTTTCTTCGAGGGTGCGTTCAAAACGCTTGCGCTCAGTGACATCACGGGCGGCAGCGAACACGCCTTGCAGTTTGCGATCGCGGTCATGAAAGGTCGCAGCGTTATAGGAAACCACCGTCTCGGTGCCGTTGTAGGCCCGCACCGTCAGTTCGTAGTCGCTGACTTTGTTTTCGCTCAGCACCCGTTTAATCGCCGCCTCGGCGCGGGCCGGGTCCGTGAAAAAGTTTTTGCACGGTGCGCCAATCAATTCGTCGCGGGTGCGCCCGGTCAACGCCATCATCTGTTTGTTAACGTCGGAAATGATGCCTTGGGGGTCGGTCATCATTAGCGCATCGATGTTCGATTCGATCAGTGAGCGGGTATAGAACTGTTGATCGCGCAGACGCTGGTCGAGCAAGGCTTGAGTCGCTTCCTCCTGCTTGCGCGCGGTGTTGTCGGTGCCGATCAGTAAATAACCAATGATGGTCTCGGCGCTGTCACGCAGCGCGGTCACTGAAACCATGGCAGACAGGCGGCTGCCGTCCTTGCGGATGTAGGTCAGCTCATAAATGTCTTCGATGCCCCTGGAGGCCTTGAACACCAGGGCTTCAAACCCTGGAGTGATCGGTGTATCGAGCTCAAGGCTAAGGGCCGCAGCGCGGATAATCAGCTCCTGAGGATCAGAGATATCAGCAGGGGTAATCAGATTGACCACGTCTTCAGCTTGATAACCGAGCATGCGTTCGGCGCCGACGTTAAAGATTTGAATCACGCCTTTTTCGTCGGTCGCAATGCTGGAGAAATAAGCGCTATTGAAGATGGCGTCTTGCAGCGCACCGGTTTTAAGTAAGGTTTTTTGCCGGCGAAACTCAACAATCTTTTCAGCTCGCGATCGAGGTTCTGTGGGTGGACTATCAGCAGGCGGGTTGTCCATCGTTATGAATCCCTATAACGGGCGAATGGGTTCATTTGTGGATGGAGTAAAGCACCCTTATCGAGATTTCACCACGCGCCGGCTGTTTGCTGCCTCAATCATTAGGCCCGGCCTCTTTGCGCTGTAATGCAGAGTGTGTGTGTGGCCTGTCTTCGCGGGACGCTTCTTTGAGCAAACGCTGAAAACTTGGGCATTCCACATGGCTTGCCGCAGGGCAGACCGCTGCCCGGCGAAGCTCATCACGGGCCAGGCTGAGCCTTGCAATCGTGCGGTCCAGCTCGTCAGCCTTGTCTGACAGACGCTGGCGATCAAGGGCCGTCTGCCCCTGCGCGATCATCTGCGCAATATCTTCCAGAGAAAACGTCAGCGATTGGGCGAGCGTAATCAACGCCAGCTTTTCCAGAACGTCCGCGTTAAATACCCGGCTCAAGCCACGGCGTCCCACCGACCGAATCAGTCCTTTTTCTTCGTAGTAGCGCAAGGTCGAGGCCGCCACCCCTGAACGCCTTGCGACCTCGCCAATCCCCAGCTCTTTCATGCTTGACCTCAAGTCGACTTGAACGTTGACACTGCTCAATTCAAGCAATCAGACAACGCGTCAGGCAAGGGGTATTTGAGATGAATAGCATCGGATGGATGGTTAGCGTACTGGGAGTGGGTGTCGGCGCAACCCTGTTTATGGATGCAGTGGCGCTGATCAAAAAGCGTTTTTTTGCGCAGCCGTCACTGGATTACCGACTCGTAGGGCGCTGGTTGGGGCATATGCTCGACGGGCAGATTCGTCATCCCGCTATTGCAGCCGCCGCCCCTACCCGGCATGAACGACTGGTGGGCTGGCTGTTTCATTACCTGACGGGGATTGTCTTCGCCGCGCTGCTCGTCGTAACCGTGGGCAGTGACTGGTTGAACGCACCCACGCTGATGCCCGCCGTGTTAACGGGACTGTTCAGCATCGCCGCCCCGTGGCTGATCATGCAGCCTGCCTGGGGTATGGGCGTTGCGGCTTCACGCACGGCAAAACCAGGTGTGGCCCGGCAAAGAAGCCTGGTCACACACCTGACCTTTG
This window encodes:
- a CDS encoding EAL domain-containing protein — its product is MSTTPATLLIVDDDVSVRKLLEVLLQNQGYLTQTANSGEAALEMVAKQPPDLILLDVMMPGMDGYEVARQLKANSSTANIPIIMLSTLGEQSARILGLEAGAEDFLSKPVISAELWLRVRNLLRLKAFGDYQIVHTLMLEQQLQKRTIDVERFRSAMGSDERLMKMANYDPLTGLPNRNLFYTTLQMGLTQAALRGWQLAVCTVDLNDFKSINDSWGHLVGDQVLAEFSQRLSNCLNVSDTLGRMDGDELALILMIRKGQSGPRQMVERIREVLREPFRIQDHEVTMTASLGIALYPDDGADAHRLIKQASTAMNRAKQAGRDTYRFYTAQMNVEVQARQELEIALREAVKKEAFELYYQPKIGLSDGQICGVEALLRWHRPGLPSVSPAVFVPILEGLGLISRVGQWVTASVCKQIAHWQQSGLEPVQVAVNVSAHQITDGDLVDDIQRSLKEHQVEPQWLELELTESSLMVNTPDTIASLLALRDIGLKISIDDFGTGYSSLAYLSRFPIDKLKIDIAFIREVTHNPQDAAIARTIIELAHSLNLQVIAEGVETSEQLAFLTDNGCDQVQGYLFCRPLPTHELEALLREPRCFT
- a CDS encoding response regulator, with translation MATILVVEDNAANMRLTCLLLANAGHSVLRATDAETGLTLARECQPELILMDIQLPGMDGLTATLQLKQDARTAAIPVIALTAMAMKDDEEKTRLAGCNAYIIKPLRYKELYRVIDTLLAHS
- a CDS encoding PAS domain-containing sensor histidine kinase, with product MDNPPADSPPTEPRSRAEKIVEFRRQKTLLKTGALQDAIFNSAYFSSIATDEKGVIQIFNVGAERMLGYQAEDVVNLITPADISDPQELIIRAAALSLELDTPITPGFEALVFKASRGIEDIYELTYIRKDGSRLSAMVSVTALRDSAETIIGYLLIGTDNTARKQEEATQALLDQRLRDQQFYTRSLIESNIDALMMTDPQGIISDVNKQMMALTGRTRDELIGAPCKNFFTDPARAEAAIKRVLSENKVSDYELTVRAYNGTETVVSYNAATFHDRDRKLQGVFAAARDVTERKRFERTLEEKNIELEHASHMKSEFLATMSHELRTPLNAVIGFSEALRDGMVGDMSDTQREYIGDIFNSGQHLLSLINDILDLSKVEAGMMELELEPVPLQSLLSNSLLIVREKAALQRIQLKLEVETDFGEFELDLRKTKQIVYNLLANAVKFSAPGGLVTLAVRQVASHQVGLFEGDWPTYGFDIPDSEYAQFLELSVSDKGIGIAQSSMDKLFKAFTQIDSSLARKFEGSGLGLALVKQLTELHGGSVAVASHEGLGARFVVWLPIRRLTQAQA
- a CDS encoding helix-turn-helix domain-containing protein, translated to MKELGIGEVARRSGVAASTLRYYEEKGLIRSVGRRGLSRVFNADVLEKLALITLAQSLTFSLEDIAQMIAQGQTALDRQRLSDKADELDRTIARLSLARDELRRAAVCPAASHVECPSFQRLLKEASREDRPHTHSALQRKEAGPND
- a CDS encoding DUF2938 domain-containing protein — its product is MNSIGWMVSVLGVGVGATLFMDAVALIKKRFFAQPSLDYRLVGRWLGHMLDGQIRHPAIAAAAPTRHERLVGWLFHYLTGIVFAALLVVTVGSDWLNAPTLMPAVLTGLFSIAAPWLIMQPAWGMGVAASRTAKPGVARQRSLVTHLTFGLGLYLSAWLLAVI